The proteins below come from a single Mya arenaria isolate MELC-2E11 chromosome 6, ASM2691426v1 genomic window:
- the LOC128236483 gene encoding uncharacterized protein LOC128236483, translated as MYDESNAWKGIQLDSNENIKKLIADLSNKLVEVKPSVEQVERMQRKQSYKPSFVSKWYMMKAQDKQLSHLTTEHGLGVLPYKVDVQIRPVSGPNAGWVFKGDSAILSDDDTSKFYGGILYFYNEEKVELIAPVQANDGDTGVIINTGQEDGRRLGNNHEVVIEAFVRVKVWAPGDLPAPDFRSEWLTLDIEDPAKTFREIGHSLDEYPGLLSVQIKCVSSTSFLISDCVGVTTIQTGK; from the coding sequence ATGTACGACGAAAGCAATGCATGGAAAGGAATCCAACTGGATTCAAATGAGAACATAAAAAAGCTGATCGCCGATCTCTCTAATAAACTTGTTGAAGTCAAACCTTCTGTAGAACAAGTGGAACGCATGCAAAGAAAGCAATCATACAAACCATCTTTCGTCAGCAAATGGTATATGATGAAAGCTCAAGACAAACAGCTCTCGCATTTAACTACCGAGCATGGATTAGGGGTTTTACCATATAAAGTTGACGTTCAAATTCGTCCTGTTTCAGGTCCCAATGCCGGCTGGGTATTTAAAGGTGACAGTGCAATCCTTAGTGATGACGACACAAGCAAATTTTATGGAGGAATACTATACTTCTATAACGAAGAGAAAGTGGAATTAATCGCACCAGTGCAGGCAAATGATGGAGACACGGGCGTTATTATAAATACAGGACAGGAAGATGGAAGACGGTTGGGAAATAACCACGAAGTAGTGATAGAGGCATTTGTTCGTGTAAAGGTTTGGGCTCCTGGCGATCTTCCTGCTCCTGACTTTCGATCAGAATGGCTAACATTGGATATTGAAGATCCAGCAAAGACGTTCAGAGAAATTGGACATTCTTTAGACGAGTATCCAGGATTACTTTCTGTCCAGATTAAGTGCGTGTCCTCAACGAGCTTCCTTATATCAGACTGTGTTGGAGTAACGACTATCCAAACTGGGAAATGA